A region from the Ralstonia pickettii genome encodes:
- a CDS encoding 4-hydroxyphenylpyruvate dioxygenase family protein translates to MSRNADLPFKTAGLEFIEFATQTPAVLGQVFASLGFKAIARHVSKDVTLYRQGDMNFLVNAEADSFAHRWAEEYGVGICAIGIRVDDAQRAYDRAVELGAWPAEAEPIGPSELVIPAIQGVGDTHLYFVDRWRGKHGAKGGLGDISIYDIDFRPLDTATAHEDWHHAGVGLARVDHLTQTVGPGRLQDWIDFYRNQLGFSEIHELHANWHVAADSRVMVSSCGMIRIPLYEEGTHRAHLMHAYLPDHPGEGVQHIALATDDILRTATSLAANGLTFVEPPAHYYDTIDARLPGHGLDLQALRRYGILVDGEIVDGVPKLFLQTFIKRHPGEIFFEIVQRRGHHGFGEGNLPVLTAAA, encoded by the coding sequence ATGAGCCGCAACGCCGACCTGCCGTTCAAGACCGCCGGCTTGGAGTTCATTGAGTTCGCCACGCAAACGCCCGCCGTGCTCGGCCAGGTGTTCGCATCGCTGGGTTTCAAGGCCATCGCGCGGCATGTGAGCAAGGACGTCACGCTGTATCGGCAAGGCGACATGAACTTCCTCGTCAACGCGGAAGCCGATTCGTTCGCGCACCGTTGGGCCGAGGAATACGGCGTGGGCATCTGCGCCATCGGCATCCGCGTCGACGATGCCCAGCGCGCCTACGACCGCGCCGTCGAACTGGGGGCATGGCCGGCCGAGGCCGAGCCCATCGGCCCGAGCGAACTGGTGATCCCGGCCATCCAGGGCGTGGGCGATACGCACCTGTACTTTGTCGACCGCTGGCGCGGCAAGCACGGTGCCAAAGGTGGCCTGGGCGACATCTCCATCTACGACATCGACTTCCGGCCGCTGGACACTGCGACCGCGCATGAGGACTGGCACCACGCAGGCGTCGGACTGGCGCGTGTCGACCACCTCACGCAAACCGTCGGCCCCGGGCGCTTGCAGGACTGGATCGACTTCTACCGCAACCAGCTCGGCTTCAGCGAAATTCACGAGCTGCACGCCAACTGGCACGTCGCTGCGGATTCACGTGTGATGGTGTCGTCTTGCGGGATGATCCGGATTCCGCTCTATGAAGAAGGGACGCACCGCGCGCACCTCATGCACGCCTACCTGCCCGACCACCCCGGCGAGGGCGTACAGCACATTGCACTGGCGACCGACGACATCCTGCGCACAGCCACATCGCTCGCCGCCAACGGCCTCACCTTCGTCGAGCCGCCCGCGCACTATTACGACACCATCGACGCGCGCTTGCCGGGTCACGGATTGGATCTGCAAGCCCTGCGCCGATACGGCATCCTGGTCGACGGCGAGATCGTCGACGGCGTGCCCAAACTGTTCCTGCAGACCTTCATCAAGCGCCACCCGGGCGAGATCTTCTTCGAGATCGTGCAGCGCCGCGGACACCACGGCTTTGGCGAGGGCAATCTGCCGGTATTGACTGCTGCGGCCTGA
- a CDS encoding MFS transporter, with amino-acid sequence MTRRPLSFALLLPLLLSAQPVATDSYLPALPAIAQTLGSASTSLTVFALAFGIGQLPMGSLADRFGRRQVLLIGLACYAMAALAGALAVSASMLTAARALQGFSMAAILVCARAAVRDLHPARDGPHVMARGLTGLGFVALMAPILGAFVAQHAGWRWVLVGMSFYAIVLWAMCWYGFAETRHETPAQVGSVRAIFSSADFRAWGLLAAATYAGIFCFLLLSPMVYIAYLGLSPELYGWIPAGGSLVYILSTTGCRRLLRRQSLVRTVQQGATLSVAGACIQALGCWLLPGHAWPLLLGHAVYCMGHGIHQPCGQAGAVGELPHLAGRAVSWSGFIMMLAAFCLGQTAAAFDDASHSLGAWPMVAPMMLAGAVLATIAFLWLPKLQHQPNPQRAAA; translated from the coding sequence ATGACGCGTCGCCCTCTGAGCTTTGCCCTGTTGCTGCCGCTGTTGCTATCGGCACAGCCGGTTGCGACCGACAGCTACCTCCCCGCCCTGCCAGCGATTGCCCAGACACTGGGATCGGCCAGCACGAGCCTCACGGTCTTCGCGCTGGCCTTTGGCATCGGGCAACTCCCGATGGGCAGCCTTGCCGACCGTTTTGGCCGCCGCCAGGTGCTGCTGATCGGGCTCGCGTGCTATGCCATGGCTGCGCTGGCCGGCGCGCTGGCGGTCAGTGCTTCCATGCTGACCGCGGCGCGCGCCCTCCAGGGTTTCTCGATGGCCGCGATCCTGGTGTGCGCACGTGCTGCCGTACGCGATCTGCACCCGGCCCGCGATGGTCCGCACGTCATGGCGCGCGGCCTCACTGGGCTCGGTTTCGTGGCGTTGATGGCACCGATTCTGGGCGCCTTCGTCGCACAACACGCCGGTTGGCGTTGGGTGCTGGTGGGCATGAGCTTTTATGCAATCGTGCTGTGGGCGATGTGCTGGTACGGCTTTGCCGAAACCCGACACGAGACACCGGCGCAGGTGGGCAGCGTGCGGGCAATTTTTTCGAGCGCGGATTTTCGCGCCTGGGGTTTGCTCGCAGCCGCCACCTATGCCGGCATCTTCTGCTTCCTCCTGCTTTCGCCGATGGTCTACATCGCATACCTCGGCCTATCACCGGAGCTTTATGGCTGGATACCGGCCGGCGGCTCGCTCGTCTATATCCTCAGCACGACAGGATGCCGACGCTTGCTGCGTCGCCAAAGCCTTGTGCGGACAGTACAGCAAGGCGCAACGCTCAGCGTGGCCGGCGCGTGCATCCAGGCGCTGGGCTGCTGGCTGCTTCCGGGACACGCGTGGCCGCTGCTGCTCGGGCACGCAGTCTATTGCATGGGCCATGGCATTCACCAGCCTTGCGGCCAGGCAGGCGCAGTAGGCGAGCTGCCGCATCTCGCGGGGCGTGCCGTGTCTTGGTCGGGCTTCATCATGATGCTGGCGGCCTTCTGCCTGGGGCAGACCGCAGCCGCGTTTGACGACGCCTCGCACAGCCTCGGCGCCTGGCCCATGGTGGCGCCCATGATGCTTGCCGGCGCCGTGCTGGCGACCATCGCATTTCTCTGGCTGCCAAAGCTGCAGCATCAGCCGAATCCACAAAGGGCTGCCGCGTAG
- a CDS encoding shikimate dehydrogenase family protein, with translation MISGKTTLIAHIGYPTETFKSPMIYNPWFEQQDIDAVVVPMGVRAEDYPQSFESICRFTNLRGALITMPHKVTTVELVDEVTPAVRIAGACNAVLKRDDGTLLGDQFDGAGFVRGVLRKGRQLEGARVLLSGAGGVGCAIAASLAAAGVSELALYDTRAESAESLGRRLLEHYPALAVRTGSNDPDGFDVVVNATPVGMKEDDPLPFDVARIAPSCFVGEVVMKSEYTPLLRAALDKGCDVQVGTDMLFEMIPAYLEFFGFGTATAEELRRSAAIAY, from the coding sequence ATGATTTCTGGAAAAACGACGCTCATCGCCCACATCGGCTACCCGACGGAGACGTTTAAGTCACCGATGATCTACAACCCCTGGTTCGAGCAACAAGACATCGATGCCGTTGTGGTCCCGATGGGGGTCAGGGCGGAGGATTACCCGCAGAGCTTCGAATCGATATGCCGTTTCACCAACCTGCGCGGTGCGCTGATCACCATGCCGCACAAGGTCACCACGGTGGAGCTGGTCGATGAAGTCACGCCCGCCGTGCGGATCGCGGGCGCCTGCAATGCAGTGCTCAAGCGCGATGACGGAACGTTGCTCGGCGACCAGTTCGACGGTGCGGGCTTCGTGCGCGGCGTGCTGCGCAAGGGGCGTCAGCTCGAAGGCGCGCGCGTATTGCTTTCGGGGGCCGGGGGGGTCGGCTGCGCAATTGCGGCGTCGCTGGCGGCTGCGGGGGTGAGCGAGCTGGCTCTGTACGACACGCGCGCAGAATCCGCCGAATCGCTCGGCCGACGTCTACTCGAGCACTACCCCGCGCTCGCGGTGCGCACGGGATCGAATGATCCGGATGGCTTCGATGTGGTCGTCAACGCTACGCCGGTTGGCATGAAGGAAGACGATCCGCTGCCCTTCGACGTGGCACGCATTGCGCCGAGCTGCTTTGTCGGCGAGGTCGTCATGAAATCCGAATACACGCCGCTGTTGCGTGCGGCGCTCGACAAGGGCTGCGACGTCCAGGTCGGCACCGACATGCTGTTCGAGATGATTCCCGCGTATCTGGAGTTCTTCGGCTTCGGCACCGCCACAGCAGAGGAACTGCGGCGCAGTGCAGCCATCGCCTACTGA
- a CDS encoding MFS transporter produces the protein MTAAPAHEPLGKHQSKKAAASGWIGSALEYYDFFIYATAAALIFPQIFFPKGDPKTAIIASLATYGVGYVARPIGAFVLGHLGDTHGRKNVLLWCMFLMGFSTIAVGLLPTYDQVGLWAPTLLVIMRLIQGFAVAGEISGASSMILEHAPFGRRGFYASFTLQGVQAGQILAAAVFLPLAHYMPAEQFNTWGWRIPFVLSFVVIIAGYVIRREVHETPAFTAEKEQQARPRSPVIDAFKYSTPNMLRVVCMALMNVIPVVATIFGAAYAVQPAYGIGFAKDIYLWIPVVGNIVAVLVIPYVGDLSDRIGRKPPIVIGSLLAGLLAFAYLYAISIKNVPLAFAMSILMWGVVYQGYNAVFPSFYPELFPTRTRVSAMAISQNIGTAITAMLPAVFTAVAPPGAANIWLTVGAIAFGVTVVAAAAAMSARETYRIHMDELGQPAAQPVDKAEYARQRAGALAA, from the coding sequence ATGACCGCAGCCCCTGCCCATGAACCCCTGGGCAAGCACCAGTCGAAGAAAGCCGCCGCCAGCGGCTGGATCGGCTCGGCGCTCGAGTACTACGACTTCTTTATCTACGCCACCGCAGCGGCGCTGATCTTTCCGCAGATTTTCTTCCCCAAGGGCGACCCCAAGACGGCCATCATCGCTTCGCTCGCAACGTACGGCGTGGGCTATGTCGCCCGGCCGATCGGCGCTTTCGTGCTGGGCCACCTGGGCGATACGCACGGGCGCAAGAACGTGCTCCTGTGGTGCATGTTCCTGATGGGTTTTTCGACCATTGCCGTGGGTCTGCTGCCAACCTACGACCAAGTAGGGCTGTGGGCCCCCACCCTTCTTGTCATCATGCGGCTGATTCAGGGTTTTGCCGTGGCCGGTGAAATTTCCGGCGCCAGCTCGATGATCCTTGAGCACGCGCCGTTTGGCCGGCGCGGATTCTATGCGAGCTTTACGCTGCAAGGCGTGCAAGCCGGCCAGATTCTGGCTGCTGCCGTGTTCCTGCCGCTGGCGCACTACATGCCCGCAGAACAGTTCAACACCTGGGGCTGGCGCATTCCGTTCGTGCTGAGTTTCGTGGTCATCATCGCGGGCTACGTGATCCGCCGCGAAGTGCATGAGACGCCCGCCTTCACGGCAGAAAAAGAACAGCAGGCGCGCCCTCGCTCACCGGTCATCGACGCCTTCAAGTACAGCACGCCCAACATGTTGCGCGTGGTGTGCATGGCGCTGATGAACGTGATTCCTGTGGTGGCCACCATTTTTGGCGCGGCCTATGCGGTGCAGCCGGCTTACGGCATCGGCTTCGCCAAAGATATTTACCTGTGGATTCCGGTGGTGGGCAACATCGTTGCCGTGCTGGTCATTCCGTATGTTGGCGACTTGTCCGACCGCATCGGCCGCAAGCCGCCCATCGTCATCGGTTCGCTGCTCGCCGGCCTGCTGGCGTTTGCCTATCTGTACGCCATCAGCATCAAGAACGTGCCCCTCGCGTTTGCCATGTCGATTCTGATGTGGGGCGTGGTCTACCAAGGCTATAACGCGGTGTTCCCGAGCTTCTATCCCGAGCTGTTCCCCACGCGCACCCGGGTCTCTGCGATGGCGATTTCGCAGAATATCGGCACCGCCATCACCGCCATGCTGCCCGCCGTTTTCACCGCCGTCGCGCCGCCGGGCGCGGCCAACATCTGGTTGACCGTAGGTGCAATTGCATTCGGCGTCACGGTGGTTGCCGCAGCCGCCGCCATGAGCGCACGCGAGACCTACCGCATCCACATGGACGAGCTGGGCCAGCCAGCCGCCCAACCCGTCGACAAGGCCGAATATGCCCGCCAGCGGGCCGGAGCCTTGGCCGCCTGA
- a CDS encoding IclR family transcriptional regulator domain-containing protein, producing MTKEPLNRRDWIAGLEKGLAILEAFDHEHPRLTPTQAAELTGLTRTAARRYLLTLEHLGYLTSEGTLFSLTPRVLKVGWSYFDSARLPRTVQPFLQQVTAAVGEVAYLSVLDDWELVFISRTSTSRVMSTGFVLGARVPAPLASAGVMMLAAQPEQKVKAWLETCVLTPYTPYTILQRDRLFDEIRKAGRQDYAVVEQQLQIGVRGVAVPLRDRHGNVIAALSVNMQVGDETTEHALQRVLQVLQDTALSIMRVL from the coding sequence ATGACGAAGGAACCGCTGAACCGGCGCGACTGGATCGCCGGATTGGAAAAAGGGCTCGCGATCCTGGAGGCGTTCGATCACGAGCACCCGCGCCTGACACCCACCCAGGCAGCAGAGCTGACAGGTCTGACCCGCACCGCTGCGCGCCGCTACCTCCTGACGCTCGAGCACCTGGGCTACCTCACCAGCGAAGGGACACTGTTCAGCCTGACCCCGCGGGTGCTGAAGGTGGGCTGGTCCTACTTTGATTCGGCGCGGCTGCCACGCACGGTGCAGCCTTTCCTGCAACAGGTGACCGCCGCCGTTGGGGAGGTGGCGTACCTCAGCGTGCTGGACGACTGGGAACTCGTCTTCATCTCGCGCACCAGCACCAGCCGCGTCATGAGCACGGGGTTCGTGCTGGGCGCCCGCGTGCCGGCGCCGCTTGCGTCGGCCGGGGTGATGATGCTGGCCGCGCAACCCGAGCAGAAGGTCAAGGCATGGCTGGAAACGTGCGTGCTGACGCCCTATACGCCCTACACGATCCTGCAGCGCGACCGTCTGTTCGATGAAATCCGCAAAGCCGGCAGGCAGGACTACGCCGTGGTCGAACAGCAGTTGCAGATTGGCGTACGTGGCGTGGCCGTGCCGTTGCGTGACCGGCACGGCAACGTGATCGCAGCGCTGAGCGTGAACATGCAAGTCGGCGATGAAACCACGGAGCACGCCTTGCAACGTGTGCTGCAGGTGCTGCAGGACACCGCACTATCCATCATGCGGGTGCTCTAG
- a CDS encoding bifunctional sugar phosphate isomerase/epimerase/4-hydroxyphenylpyruvate dioxygenase family protein, which produces MNPLRAARHPKCIATVCLSGTLPEKLEAAAAAGFDGMEMFENDLLNFDGSPARVRQMAADLGLAIMLYQPFRDFEAMPREFVARNLARAERKFDVMAELGVEMVLVCSNTQDIAIDNPARAADDLRQMADAAGRRGLRVGYEALAWGRHTRTWRQAWQIVKQADHSALGLILDSFHTLALGDSLDGLIEVPADKLFFVQFADAPKLSMDVLSWSRHHRNFPGQGELAVTAFARDLLAAGYTGPLSLEVFNDEFRAAPARLTALDGMRSLRWLESEAGGAPLPAPARFGGVDFLEFAVDAPAGRELETRLRALGFTLAGHHRSKAVDLYRQGGVNVILNMEQDSAASEHFELHGPSVCAIGLRVDDAERAIARARELCAQEWRGPVGPRERSIPALRAPDGTLLYLIDDRQADRSIYESDFVLLPQVQDDAGWASIDHVAQALPAHRLDSFVLFYRAIFGMQAEAMQEIADPYGLVKSRAMVSPDRNVRIPLNVSESGRTATGRFIAAYAGSGVHHIALRTERLFETIEAIDRSAAHLQHVPENYYDDVAARLGLDDALVTRLHDDGLLYDRDPFGDFLHAYTEPFRERFFFELVQRNGYLGYGAANAGVRMAVQAQLSRQDANPGG; this is translated from the coding sequence ATGAATCCGCTCCGCGCAGCGCGCCATCCCAAATGCATCGCCACCGTGTGCCTGTCCGGCACGCTGCCTGAAAAGTTGGAAGCGGCAGCCGCTGCCGGCTTTGACGGCATGGAGATGTTCGAGAACGATTTGCTGAACTTCGACGGCTCGCCGGCGCGCGTGCGGCAGATGGCAGCAGACCTTGGGCTGGCGATCATGCTGTACCAGCCGTTCCGCGATTTCGAGGCCATGCCGCGTGAGTTTGTTGCCCGCAACCTCGCCCGCGCGGAGCGCAAGTTCGACGTCATGGCCGAGCTGGGCGTTGAGATGGTGCTGGTGTGCAGCAACACACAGGACATCGCCATCGACAATCCGGCGCGTGCTGCAGACGACCTGCGCCAGATGGCAGATGCTGCGGGCCGGCGCGGGCTGCGCGTCGGCTACGAGGCGCTGGCCTGGGGGCGGCACACCCGGACGTGGCGCCAGGCGTGGCAGATCGTCAAGCAGGCAGATCATTCGGCGCTGGGGCTGATTCTCGACAGCTTTCACACGCTCGCGCTGGGCGACTCGCTGGATGGCCTCATCGAGGTGCCGGCGGACAAGCTCTTCTTCGTGCAGTTTGCGGATGCCCCGAAGTTGTCGATGGACGTACTGTCCTGGAGCCGCCATCACCGCAATTTCCCAGGGCAGGGCGAGTTGGCCGTCACGGCATTTGCACGCGACCTGCTTGCCGCGGGCTACACCGGCCCGCTGTCGCTCGAAGTCTTCAATGACGAGTTTCGTGCAGCGCCTGCGCGCTTGACCGCGCTCGACGGCATGCGCTCGCTGCGCTGGCTGGAGTCCGAGGCGGGCGGTGCGCCATTGCCGGCCCCCGCTCGTTTTGGCGGCGTGGATTTCCTCGAGTTTGCCGTGGACGCCCCGGCCGGACGGGAGCTTGAAACGCGCCTGCGCGCGCTGGGTTTTACCCTTGCGGGGCACCATCGCTCCAAGGCTGTCGACCTGTATCGGCAAGGCGGCGTCAACGTGATCCTGAACATGGAGCAGGACAGCGCGGCGTCGGAGCATTTCGAGCTGCATGGTCCGTCTGTCTGCGCGATCGGCCTGCGGGTGGACGATGCCGAGCGCGCCATCGCACGCGCACGCGAACTGTGCGCTCAGGAATGGCGCGGGCCGGTGGGCCCAAGGGAGCGCAGCATTCCAGCGCTGCGCGCGCCTGACGGCACGTTGCTCTATTTGATCGACGATCGCCAGGCCGATCGCAGCATCTACGAGAGCGATTTTGTCTTGCTGCCGCAAGTGCAGGACGATGCGGGGTGGGCATCGATCGACCACGTTGCACAGGCGCTGCCGGCGCATCGGCTTGATAGCTTCGTGCTGTTCTACCGCGCCATCTTCGGCATGCAGGCTGAAGCGATGCAGGAGATTGCCGACCCGTACGGCCTTGTGAAGAGCCGCGCCATGGTGAGCCCGGATCGCAACGTGCGAATTCCGCTCAACGTATCGGAAAGCGGGCGCACGGCCACCGGTCGTTTCATTGCCGCCTACGCAGGCTCAGGCGTGCATCACATTGCCTTGCGCACCGAGCGGCTGTTCGAAACCATTGAAGCCATCGACCGCAGTGCCGCCCACCTGCAGCACGTGCCCGAGAACTATTACGACGACGTCGCTGCCCGGCTCGGGCTCGACGATGCACTGGTCACGCGCCTGCATGACGACGGACTGCTCTACGACCGCGACCCTTTCGGCGATTTCCTGCACGCCTACACCGAACCGTTTCGCGAGCGCTTCTTCTTCGAGCTTGTCCAGCGCAACGGCTACCTGGGCTACGGCGCAGCAAACGCCGGCGTGCGCATGGCTGTGCAGGCCCAGTTGAGCCGCCAAGACGCCAACCCCGGCGGCTGA
- a CDS encoding porin: MNKTMIAALVLGATSLPAAAQSAGGVTLYGLIDTTIRYSTHENAAGNSNLQMMDGVLTGSRWGLRGTEDLGGGTKAMFILESGFFPDTGGSQQGGRLFGRTAVVGLEGDYGKLYLGRQYTLAHEVLSSYEAMAFANNSIVGYQGGNYTGLRYDNTVKYIKSFGGLQLAGAWTFGEQAGSFSKSSAGAGSIVYSMGPAEVGAVYQVTRDVSSAFFGAVPAALASKQTVWGFGGKLDTSIATWYLGYTNSRLDVADYKNQAAYVGAKVPISGALSFIGTVQYDWMKHLDASGKRLTTAGMLDYAFSKRTDVYAEVDYTRLQGAWVALNSAAAFNNSGNTYGNNSRLGVMLGVRHKF, encoded by the coding sequence ATGAACAAGACAATGATCGCCGCACTGGTACTCGGAGCCACGAGCCTGCCGGCAGCGGCCCAAAGCGCGGGCGGTGTCACGCTCTATGGGCTGATCGACACCACCATCCGCTACAGCACGCACGAAAACGCGGCAGGCAACAGCAATCTGCAGATGATGGACGGCGTGCTGACGGGCAGCCGCTGGGGCCTGCGTGGCACCGAAGATCTGGGTGGCGGCACCAAGGCCATGTTCATCCTCGAATCGGGGTTCTTTCCTGACACCGGTGGCAGCCAGCAGGGCGGGCGTCTGTTCGGACGTACCGCGGTGGTCGGCCTGGAAGGCGACTACGGCAAGCTGTACCTCGGCCGGCAATACACGCTGGCGCACGAGGTGTTGTCTTCATACGAGGCAATGGCGTTTGCCAACAACTCCATCGTCGGCTATCAGGGTGGCAACTACACCGGCCTGCGCTACGACAACACGGTCAAATACATCAAGTCGTTCGGGGGCCTGCAGCTTGCCGGCGCATGGACGTTTGGCGAGCAGGCCGGCAGCTTCAGCAAAAGTTCGGCCGGTGCTGGCTCGATCGTCTACAGCATGGGCCCGGCTGAAGTGGGCGCGGTGTATCAGGTCACGCGCGATGTGTCGTCGGCGTTCTTCGGCGCGGTGCCGGCAGCGCTGGCCAGCAAGCAGACGGTCTGGGGCTTTGGCGGCAAGCTCGATACGTCGATTGCCACGTGGTACCTCGGCTATACGAACAGCCGTCTCGACGTGGCCGACTACAAGAACCAAGCCGCCTATGTTGGCGCAAAGGTGCCGATCTCCGGCGCACTGAGCTTCATCGGCACCGTGCAGTACGACTGGATGAAACACCTCGATGCCAGCGGCAAGCGCCTGACCACCGCGGGCATGCTCGACTACGCCTTCAGCAAGCGCACCGACGTCTACGCCGAAGTTGACTACACCCGCCTGCAGGGCGCCTGGGTTGCTCTGAACAGCGCCGCCGCATTCAACAATTCGGGCAACACGTACGGCAACAACTCGCGGTTGGGCGTGATGCTGGGCGTGCGACACAAGTTCTGA
- a CDS encoding D-amino acid dehydrogenase: MTHIVIVGAGISGVTTAYTLSQLGYQVTVLDRHLYPAMETSFANGGQLSASNAEVWNSTGTLLKGIKWMLRNDAPLLLNPKPSWHKYSWIGEFVASIAHYRRNTIETTRMAIEARKHLFAMAEREQIDFDLQKRGILHVYHDKASFAAAGKANALLVAGGLERHAVSPEEIAAIEPTLRGNYYGGYFTASDATGDIHKFTRGLAQACEKRGVRFMHGVDVRDVETSESGVRLLLQTTLDDRLSTTAANVVQDLAADAMVVCAGVGSRHIAQLVGDRINVYPVKGYSITVHLDDDASVQGAPWVSLLDESAKIVTSRLGTGRFRVAGTAEFNGYNRDIRADRIEPLVAWTRRNFAIGTSRVVPWAGLRPMMPDMMPRVGRGRHARVFYNTGHGHLGWTLSGATAAMVGDVIARDCPLH; this comes from the coding sequence ATGACGCACATCGTCATCGTCGGCGCCGGCATATCCGGCGTCACCACTGCCTACACGCTCTCGCAACTCGGCTATCAGGTCACGGTGCTCGACCGCCACCTGTACCCGGCCATGGAAACCTCGTTCGCCAACGGCGGGCAGCTTTCCGCCAGCAACGCAGAAGTCTGGAACAGCACCGGCACGCTGCTCAAAGGCATCAAATGGATGCTGCGCAACGACGCCCCGCTGCTGCTCAATCCCAAGCCCTCGTGGCACAAATACTCGTGGATCGGCGAGTTCGTCGCCAGCATCGCGCACTACCGCCGCAACACCATCGAGACCACCCGCATGGCCATCGAGGCACGCAAGCATCTGTTTGCGATGGCCGAACGGGAGCAGATCGATTTCGACCTGCAGAAGCGCGGCATTCTGCACGTCTATCACGACAAGGCCAGCTTTGCGGCAGCAGGCAAGGCCAACGCCCTGCTCGTCGCCGGCGGGCTTGAGCGGCACGCCGTGAGCCCCGAGGAGATTGCCGCCATTGAGCCGACGCTGCGCGGCAACTACTACGGCGGCTATTTCACCGCATCCGACGCCACCGGTGACATCCACAAGTTCACGCGCGGCCTGGCGCAGGCGTGTGAGAAGCGCGGCGTGCGATTCATGCACGGCGTGGATGTGCGCGATGTGGAAACCTCCGAAAGCGGCGTGCGCCTGCTGTTGCAAACCACGCTCGATGACCGCCTTTCCACCACCGCGGCGAATGTCGTACAGGACCTTGCCGCCGATGCGATGGTCGTGTGCGCGGGCGTGGGCAGCCGGCATATCGCACAACTGGTGGGCGATCGCATCAACGTGTATCCGGTCAAGGGCTATTCGATCACCGTGCACCTGGACGACGATGCCAGCGTGCAAGGCGCGCCGTGGGTCAGCCTGCTGGATGAGAGCGCAAAGATCGTGACGAGCCGCCTGGGCACTGGCCGCTTCCGCGTGGCGGGCACGGCGGAATTCAACGGCTACAACCGCGACATCCGCGCGGACCGCATCGAACCGCTGGTGGCGTGGACGCGCCGCAACTTTGCGATTGGTACGTCGCGTGTGGTGCCCTGGGCCGGCTTGCGCCCGATGATGCCGGACATGATGCCGCGCGTCGGCCGTGGGCGGCACGCGCGCGTGTTCTACAACACGGGCCATGGGCATCTGGGCTGGACGCTGTCTGGCGCAACCGCTGCCATGGTAGGCGACGTGATCGCGCGAGATTGCCCGCTGCATTGA
- the eutC gene encoding ethanolamine ammonia-lyase subunit EutC — MPKHSLVQLNPWAHLRAFTDARIALGRAGNSQTTDAVLAFGVAHAQARDAVHLPLDRAAIAAALEQAGFTAVAVHSAAAERAEYLRRPDLGRRLDDASRARLGALRPAQPFDVVFVIADGLSALAAQSHAVPLLCSVRERLPAGWSIGPVAIAEQSRVALGDEIGALLGARQVVMLIGERPGLSSPDSLGIYLTYAPRVGRSDAERNCISNVRPAGLAYDQAATRLMFLLNGALALGRSGVDLKDDTPPVASATARLAERHDP; from the coding sequence ATGCCGAAACACTCCCTCGTTCAGCTGAATCCGTGGGCGCACCTGCGCGCCTTTACCGACGCCCGTATCGCGCTGGGCCGTGCCGGCAACAGCCAGACGACCGACGCCGTACTTGCGTTTGGCGTGGCGCATGCCCAGGCGCGCGATGCCGTGCACTTGCCGCTCGATCGCGCCGCAATTGCGGCCGCCCTCGAACAGGCGGGCTTCACGGCGGTGGCCGTGCATAGCGCGGCTGCTGAGCGCGCGGAGTATCTGCGCCGTCCCGACCTTGGCCGTCGGCTCGACGATGCCAGCCGCGCAAGGCTTGGTGCGTTGCGGCCAGCGCAGCCATTCGATGTGGTGTTCGTGATTGCCGATGGCCTCTCCGCTTTGGCGGCGCAAAGCCATGCCGTGCCACTGCTGTGCAGCGTGCGTGAGCGCCTGCCGGCCGGGTGGTCGATCGGCCCAGTCGCCATCGCCGAGCAGTCCCGCGTTGCCCTGGGGGACGAGATCGGTGCGTTGCTTGGCGCCCGGCAGGTGGTGATGTTGATCGGTGAGCGGCCGGGGTTGAGTTCGCCTGACAGCCTGGGCATTTACCTGACCTACGCGCCGCGCGTTGGCCGCTCCGATGCGGAGCGCAACTGCATTTCCAATGTGCGGCCGGCCGGCCTGGCCTATGACCAGGCAGCGACCCGGCTGATGTTCCTGCTCAATGGCGCGCTGGCGCTCGGCCGCAGCGGCGTGGACCTGAAGGACGACACGCCTCCCGTTGCATCCGCTACAGCGCGACTTGCCGAACGTCACGACCCGTGA